The following nucleotide sequence is from Pedobacter sp. PACM 27299.
AGGTATAAGGTTTTAAGCCCAGGTCTTTACTGGCCAGGCTAGTTACATCAGGACCTTTTCCTAATGAAAATCCAGACCAAAGCGTCAGTCCTTGTCCGAATTGTAAGGTGTAATCTCCTATGACCAGCTTTTCAATACTTCGATAATTAAACAGGGCGAAATTTCCGGAAACAAAATCAATGGGTACCGGCTTTGTCCCGATGGTTTCACCGGCATCTTTTTTCATTAACAGCGAAAATGCACCAATTTTAGGATACTGGTATTTATAACTCAGCAGCAGTTTATCGGCGGAGCCCAGGTACCTGCTGCCCGGTAAATCCCGGAAGCCTTTTTGCCGTTCAAGCGTTCTTCCATATCGAAATAGCAGTTGCTGTTCCGCTTGCTGGTAAAGGTCTTTAAATTTCAAAGAAGCAAAGCGATTTACTGGGATAAGGGTAACAAATGGAAGCATCTTTTCAATTGTGATCAGATCGAAACCAGTAATTGCTTGTAGTTCCAGCAGATCCAATAATTTCCCATTGAGCAGTAGGTGCTCAAAAAAATTGCTGACCTGCAAAGGAGATAGCCAGAATAGTTTTTTCAACTCTTCTGCATTCGTATGATTTAAGTCTATCGGATGTTTCCTGAAAAAATCAAGCTGTTCTTGAAAGGCAGAAAGATCTTCCTCTTCCTTTCCGTTTTCAGCCAGGTTTTCCCTAAGCTCCATCACTTGTTCTTCTTCCTGTGCCTGGACAGGTAGCCATGGATAGCTGAGTAAGAGGAGTAAATAGAAGAATAGTGAGTAGGACATCATGATGCCTAATCACTATATTATTTATTTAATAAAAGAATTAGTTAATACTTAAATTATATTTCTTCGTTTAACTTTAACAAGAAGTCCTTTAACTTCTCCAGAGATGCAATGATCTTTTGGTTTTCTTTTACTTCAGAAGTGTTGTTTTTTAAGTGCTCTTTAGCGCCTTTAAGGGTGAATCCTTTATCATCTACCAGGTGGAAAATGATCTTTAGATTTTCAATGTCTTCAGGAGTGAATAAACGATTCCCTTTTTTGTTTTTCTTAGGCTGCAGTACATCAAATTCTTTCTCATAAAAGCGGATCTGAGATGCATTTACGTTAAACATTTCGGTCACTTCGCCCATCGTATAATACATTTTATTAATTTCCCGTTCTTTGTAAGGCATAGTTTGATCTTGATTATTAGTGGTTTACGGCATTTATATAAAGTGTTCAAATGTAAAGGGATTTTAGTAGAATACCGCAATAAAATTTTAATTTTGTTCACCACTAATAAGGAGAAGGATGACAGCTAAGGAAATCAGACAGGCATACTTAAATTTTTTTGAATCAAAACAACATCATATTGTTCCATCTGCACCAATTGTAGTAAAGAACGATCCTACTTTGATGTTCACCAATGCGGGAATGAACCAGTTTAAGGATTTGTTTCTGGGTGAAGCACCGATTAAATATCCACGTGTAACAGATACACAACGTTGTTTACGTGTTTCTGGTAAACATAACGACCTGGAAGAAGTAGGTATTGATACCTATCACCATACCATGTTTGAGATGTTAGGGAACTGGAGCTTTGGAGATTACTTTAAGAAAGAAGCCATTTCCTGGAGCTGGGAGCTTTTAACCGAAGTATACAAAATCCCTAAGGATAAGTTATATGTATCCATCTTTGAAGGAGACGAAAAAGAAGGACTGCCAAGAGATACTGAAGCTTACGAGCTTTGGAAACAATTTGTTCCGGAAGACCGCATCATATTAGGAAATAAAAAAGACAACTTCTGGGAAATGGGAGATATGGGACCTTGCGGTCCATGTTCAGAGATTCATGTGGATTGTCGTTCAGCAGAAGAACGTGAGGCAGTAAGCGGAAAAGATCTTGTAAATGCCGATCACCCTCAGGTGATTGAAATCTGGAACAATGTATTTATGCAGTTTAATCGTCTTAAAGATGGTTCATTGCAGCCTTTACCGGCGCAGCACGTAGATACAGGAATGGGCTTTGAGCGTTTGGTTCGTGTATTACAGGAGAAATCTTCTAACTATGATACCGATGTTTTCCAGCCAATGATTCAGGTGATCGCTAGACATTCTGGTGTGGTATATGGTACAGAAGAGAAAACCGACATCGCCATGCGCGTAATGGCAGATCATATCCGTGCGATATCTTTTGTAATTGCGGATGGTCAGCTGCCTTCAAATAATAAGGCTGGTTATGTGATTCGCCGAATTCTTCGTCGTGCAGTTCGATATGCTTATACTTTCTTAAACCTGAAAGAACCATTTCTAAACCAATTGGTACCAGTTCTGGCCGAGCAGTTTAAAGGTGTATTTGATGAGCTTTATTTGCAGCAGGATTTTGTGCAGAAAGTAGTATTGGAGGAAGAAGTTTCCTTCCTGAGAACTTTAGCCACAGGAATTCAGCGCTTTGAAAACTTTACGAAAAAACAAGGAGAGCTGTTGATGTCTGAAAATGCCATTGAATCTGAGAAATCATTCGATGACAATTGGGTATACAGCATCTTAAAAGACCAGATGGTCATTCCTGGAGAATTTGCTTTCGAACTGAATGATACTTATGGCTTCCCAATCGACTTAACCGAATTGATGGCCAGAGAGAAACGTTGGTTGGTGGATATGGAAGGGTATAATAAGGCCTTAACCTTACAGAAAGAAAGATCAAGAGCGGCAACTGCAGTAGATACCGGCGACTGGATCATGGTGAATTCCGATCTGGAAACGGATTTTGTAGGTTATGACGATTTCGAAGTAGAAACGAAAATTATAAAATACCGTAAAGTGAATGCGAAAGGAAAAGATCAATACCAGATTGTATTGAGCAAAACACCTTTCTATGCAGAAAGCGGCGGACAAGTTGGTGATACCGGCAGATTAGAAGACCATAGCAGATTGTTCTTTGTTGAAGTAACTGATACTAAGAAAGAGAATGGCGTGATCGTTCATTATACCGATACTTTACCAGAAGATTTAGACGGTTTATTCTGGGCAGTGATAGACGAAGACAAGCGTTTATTATCTCAGGACAATCATACGGCAACTCACTTACTGCATGCAGCTTTGAAAAAAGTGCTGGGCAGTCATGTGAATCAAAAAGGTTCCCTGGTTAATCCTGATTACTTACGCTTTGACTTTTCTCATTTCGCGAAGATCAGCGAAGAAGATCTGGCGCAGATAGAACATCTGGTAAATCAAAAGATCAGAGAGAATATTCCTTTGAAAGAACAAAGAGATGTGCCTTATGAACAAGCCATTTCAAGTGGGGTAACCGCTTTGTTTGGAGAGAAATATGGCGATTTCGTTCGTGTAATTACTTTTGATGACCATTATTCTAAAGAACTTTGCGGTGGTACACACGTAAAGGCTACCGGGCAGATTGGTTATTTCAAGATCATTTCTGAGAGTGCTGTAGCAGCTGGTGTGAGACGTATCGAAGCCATTACAGCGGATAAAGCCGAAGCCTTTATTTTAGAACAAAATAGAGAGCTGAACGAACTTAGGGCCTTGTTAAAAGGGAATAAAGACCTTAAAGCTGCGGTATCTTCTTTATTGGAAGAGAATGCCAAGCTGAAAAAAGAAGCGGAAAAAGCAGTAGGAGAGCAAAGTGCTAATTTGAAACATGAAATTGTTCATCACCTAAAAACCATTAATGGTGTAAATGTGATTGCGACTCATGTAGATCTTCCGAATGCAGATGCAGTGAAAAATCTGGCTTTCTCTGTGAAAGATCTGGTAGATGATTTGTTATTGGTGTTCACCACTTTAATTGATGATAAACCTGGTATTACAGTGATGCTTTCGGAGAACCTGATTAAGAGCAAAGGTTTAAATGCCTCTAACATCGTGAGAGAACTGGCTAAAGATATCCAGGGTGGCGGCGGTGGCCAGCCATTTTATGCAACTGCAGGCGGTAAGAACAAGGATGGCTTAGCTACAGTGTTAACTAAGGTAGAAGCGCTGATTCCAGCATAAATTATTTTTGCCGCAAGGCGAAAAATATACTAAAGGAGGAGCTGTCTGAAAAGATAGCTCCTTTTTTATTTTAGAAAGAAATGATGCTATATAAAAAAGTTTATTGCTGTGTTGATTTTGATTGATGATGAGGAATGGTCATTAAATATGCTGACCTAAACTGAAAAAAACATTTGATTAGGCCTCTTTCTCCAATGCTTTAACTTGTGTTGAGTGGCCTATCTGTTTTGCTATTGTTTTGCTGTTTTTTTGCTATTGTTTTGCTCAGCGCTTGCTCCAGCAAAAGAAAAGAAATAGCGTAGTAAAATGATGACAAACGTATTTTTGAAGAAAATAAAGTCTGAGTCAGACCTTATTAATAGTTAAGGAGCTCAGCCTTTACATAAAAAAACTCCTTGTACAGTAAGGACTGTACAAGGAGTAGTATGGATTGATGCTTTTACTTAGGATCTTTTTTTGGGGCAATCCCCTTATCTACATCCAGTGTAAAAGATGCTTCTGAAGCATCAAATGCTTGTTTGAGTAAATCAATTGGCGGTTGTTCAATCTCCTGCTCTGTGGGTTGATCAAAATTTTCATCAAAACCATTGGAGTGAATGTCTTTCTGACTTTGTTGATCATCTACTTCCGAATTTAGCGCATCATCTAGAGGAACATTGTCTTCTGGGTTTTCTGGGATAGCCATAGTTTAATATTTAAGTATATAGGCATAACAGTATATCTTTCTGCTTGTTTCACCAATTGAGGCAAAATTTAAGAAAGATTAGGCTTCCGGCCAGTGAAATACCAGGGGGAATCCATCAGGATCTCTGACATATAATGCCTTATAACCATAAGAAGTACTGGATGGTACGGTTACATCTACACCATTAGACTGGAGATATTGGTAAACATGCTCTAATTCTGAACAGCCAAAATGGATAGACATGTCATGACGCTCCAGCCAATCATGAGCTGTGGCAGGTTTAGGACAGGTTTTTTCTCCACGGGGTTCTAGCAGCAGTTCGGTTCCATTTAAGCCCAATCGTGCCCATTTGAAATTATCTGGCTTTTCGGGAGCTTCAGAAGTTTCTATGAGGTCAAAACCGAGTAAATCCCGGTAAAAACGTACGGATGCAGGCATATTGAAAACCGAAAGCAGAGGTGTAAATCCCTGGATTTTTATCGGTTTTACTGAAGTCGTATCATTTGACATAAAATTCTCCTTTTTTGCTGGTTAACAGATCATTCCATTAAGATAATAGAATATTTGGAATCGAACAATGATATATGAATTATTTATTGTGCTATATTTCCTAACCATTAAGCCTTAGCTTTGTTTTGTACAAAAAGCTACGTGTTATGGAGATTAGAGAATTACAGCTCATTACAAATCAGTTAGAAGAAACGGAAACGTTTTACAATCAAATATTAAACATCCCTACTCAAGATAAAAACGAAAATGAGCGGTCTTTTCTCATTGGAAAAACCAAATTGTCATTTGTATTGGGATCGGAAGATCATCCGGTTTATCACCTTGCCTTTGATATTCCTAAAAATCAGCTGATGGAAGCTTATCAATGGTTAAAACAAAGGACCTCAATCATTCCGGTAACGCCGGAAACAGACTTTTCTAATTTCGAATTGTGGAATTCAAAATCCTTTTATTTCCATGATAACAATGAGAACCTTTTGGAACTGATTTGCCGTTACGATCTTGATAATGAAGCAACGAAACCATTTGATGGTGCTGCTATATTATCTGTTTCTGAAATCGGATTGGTATCTGAGGATGTTCCATTTTTGGCGGAGACTTTAATGAGCAAATACAGCCTGGATATCTATGAAAAACAACCTGCACAAGATAATTTTACTGTACTGGGCGATGAGCAGGGCTTATTGATCCTGGTCAATGAAGATAGAAACTGGTATCCTACCGAGCAAAAAGCAAAACCTTTTCCGCTAAAAGTGATTTTAAACAATGGGACTGGAGAGGATCTGGAGCTGAGCTTTTCTTAATTAAGTACCGATATAAAGGGGGAGGGATACATAAAAAACAGTTCCCTCGCCTTTTTGGCTTTCGAACCATATCTTTCCTCCCTGTGCATGTGTATATTCTTTACAAAGAAATAGCCCCAGACCAATGCCTTTTTCATTGTCTGTACCATAAGTAGACTGGGCTTTCAGCGAAAATATTTCCGGCTTGTTTTCATCAGGAATGCCGTTTCCAGTGTCACGAACCGCAATCAGGCAATCTTGTCCATACCGGCTGGCATTCAGTTCTATCAATCCCTCAGAAGGCGTGAACTTGATGGCATTGCCAATAATGTTCCTGACAATCAATTGCAGCATGTGTACGTTTGAAAATAATTCCAGAGAAGTATCTATGTCTGCAGTAAAAGTGATTTTTTTTTCTTTAGAGGCGGCTTTTTGAGTGATAATTACCGAATCCAGGGCTTCATGTAATTTGTTGATTTCCATCGCCGTTTTTCCATTGTTGAGTTCTGCACGAGACCAGGAAAGCATATTGTCCAACATTTCCTGAGTTCCACTCAAGGCATTGGTCAGCTTTTTATCCATCATTTCTTTCTCTTCAGTACTGAGAATATCCATGCGGAAAAGATCCATATAACTTTGTATTGAGGCTAGTGGAGCGCGAAGATCATGGGCGATAATGGAAAAGAATTTCGTTTTCTCGTGGTTCATCCGTTCTAAGACGGCAGTTTTCGCAGCAGCATCTTGTTTTTCTTTAAAATAAGCAGTTTTAAGGTAAAATAACCCAAGGAAAGTCACCAGAATGGTGATGATATAGGTGGAAGCAATGTCTGCGAAAACAGCTGCTCTGTCCTGATAAGCATCCTTAATGTATCCTGGGTTTTTGTATTCAAAAAAGAGCAAACCTAATCCTGTAGTCAAACAAAGTATGGACCATAGCCAGTACTGACCTCTTGGCGATATGATCATGATCATAAAGAAAGCAATAGATAGAGAGAGCAGGGAAGGGCCTTTTATGCCATTATTGAAGAAATAAATACTCCCTAATGCTAATAATACCATTAGGGAAGAGAGAATGATGCTGTATTTAAACTGTTTTTTGAATCTGGAAAGATAGTATGTAAAACACAATACAACTAATAAGAAGGCAAACAGAACGGAAATGGTTTGCATGCCGTTGTAGTAATTAAAAGGGACATCATACCCTATAATGAGGATAGCAATGAGGCTAATGCCATTAAAAACCTGATTTTCAAGGTTAAAATGGGCACTTGGTCCAACCAATTTGTAGACCAGTTTTTTTAGGCCGTCAACGACGTGGGAGATCCTTTCTGGTATCATTACCTAAAAATAAGCAAAGTATTTGATGATGTGGAA
It contains:
- a CDS encoding MerR family transcriptional regulator encodes the protein MPYKEREINKMYYTMGEVTEMFNVNASQIRFYEKEFDVLQPKKNKKGNRLFTPEDIENLKIIFHLVDDKGFTLKGAKEHLKNNTSEVKENQKIIASLEKLKDFLLKLNEEI
- the alaS gene encoding alanine--tRNA ligase, which encodes MTAKEIRQAYLNFFESKQHHIVPSAPIVVKNDPTLMFTNAGMNQFKDLFLGEAPIKYPRVTDTQRCLRVSGKHNDLEEVGIDTYHHTMFEMLGNWSFGDYFKKEAISWSWELLTEVYKIPKDKLYVSIFEGDEKEGLPRDTEAYELWKQFVPEDRIILGNKKDNFWEMGDMGPCGPCSEIHVDCRSAEEREAVSGKDLVNADHPQVIEIWNNVFMQFNRLKDGSLQPLPAQHVDTGMGFERLVRVLQEKSSNYDTDVFQPMIQVIARHSGVVYGTEEKTDIAMRVMADHIRAISFVIADGQLPSNNKAGYVIRRILRRAVRYAYTFLNLKEPFLNQLVPVLAEQFKGVFDELYLQQDFVQKVVLEEEVSFLRTLATGIQRFENFTKKQGELLMSENAIESEKSFDDNWVYSILKDQMVIPGEFAFELNDTYGFPIDLTELMAREKRWLVDMEGYNKALTLQKERSRAATAVDTGDWIMVNSDLETDFVGYDDFEVETKIIKYRKVNAKGKDQYQIVLSKTPFYAESGGQVGDTGRLEDHSRLFFVEVTDTKKENGVIVHYTDTLPEDLDGLFWAVIDEDKRLLSQDNHTATHLLHAALKKVLGSHVNQKGSLVNPDYLRFDFSHFAKISEEDLAQIEHLVNQKIRENIPLKEQRDVPYEQAISSGVTALFGEKYGDFVRVITFDDHYSKELCGGTHVKATGQIGYFKIISESAVAAGVRRIEAITADKAEAFILEQNRELNELRALLKGNKDLKAAVSSLLEENAKLKKEAEKAVGEQSANLKHEIVHHLKTINGVNVIATHVDLPNADAVKNLAFSVKDLVDDLLLVFTTLIDDKPGITVMLSENLIKSKGLNASNIVRELAKDIQGGGGGQPFYATAGGKNKDGLATVLTKVEALIPA
- a CDS encoding VOC family protein, with protein sequence MSNDTTSVKPIKIQGFTPLLSVFNMPASVRFYRDLLGFDLIETSEAPEKPDNFKWARLGLNGTELLLEPRGEKTCPKPATAHDWLERHDMSIHFGCSELEHVYQYLQSNGVDVTVPSSTSYGYKALYVRDPDGFPLVFHWPEA
- a CDS encoding VOC family protein, which produces MEIRELQLITNQLEETETFYNQILNIPTQDKNENERSFLIGKTKLSFVLGSEDHPVYHLAFDIPKNQLMEAYQWLKQRTSIIPVTPETDFSNFELWNSKSFYFHDNNENLLELICRYDLDNEATKPFDGAAILSVSEIGLVSEDVPFLAETLMSKYSLDIYEKQPAQDNFTVLGDEQGLLILVNEDRNWYPTEQKAKPFPLKVILNNGTGEDLELSFS
- a CDS encoding sensor histidine kinase, whose amino-acid sequence is MIPERISHVVDGLKKLVYKLVGPSAHFNLENQVFNGISLIAILIIGYDVPFNYYNGMQTISVLFAFLLVVLCFTYYLSRFKKQFKYSIILSSLMVLLALGSIYFFNNGIKGPSLLSLSIAFFMIMIISPRGQYWLWSILCLTTGLGLLFFEYKNPGYIKDAYQDRAAVFADIASTYIITILVTFLGLFYLKTAYFKEKQDAAAKTAVLERMNHEKTKFFSIIAHDLRAPLASIQSYMDLFRMDILSTEEKEMMDKKLTNALSGTQEMLDNMLSWSRAELNNGKTAMEINKLHEALDSVIITQKAASKEKKITFTADIDTSLELFSNVHMLQLIVRNIIGNAIKFTPSEGLIELNASRYGQDCLIAVRDTGNGIPDENKPEIFSLKAQSTYGTDNEKGIGLGLFLCKEYTHAQGGKIWFESQKGEGTVFYVSLPLYIGT